The Juglans microcarpa x Juglans regia isolate MS1-56 chromosome 2D, Jm3101_v1.0, whole genome shotgun sequence DNA window CATCCTCCAGTAGCTGGATACAAGTGAACCACATATCCAGTATTTGATGAGCATACGTATTGAGAGCTTCGTGACCATGAGAGCCTAAATCTGGACATGGGATTTGGTTATTGCGCACAGAAGAACCAATAAGCAATGCTTGTTCCAACAATCCAGATGCTATGATAGATTCTGCTGCAGCCTTGCGTGTGTTCACTGGTTCAGAAGAGGCACTATGTTGTTTAACAAGGCttgtgaagaagatgatgcaatCATGCAAGTGGGCCGATCTTTCAAGCTGATCAGATTGGAAATGCTCACTGGAGTCCCTCCACCCTTCAGCACTTACATATAAACCAGCAAATCTCTTTACACATATTGCCATGCAGCAGATTAGTGTTTCTCGAGTCTTTGATTGTCTCGTGAGTTTGTACAAGGAAATTAACTTATCCCAAAACTGAAACAAAGAATTACATTCCATCCCACCAACATAAACTGCTTGAGTGCATTTCTCATCACCAACCTTCTGAAACTGAAGCAAGTTCCAAGTGAAAAGAATCCTTAGAATGTAATATATGCATCTATTATTCTTTTCCAAGTCTAAGAAACTCATCATTGCTGCCTGGAGGTTAGATTTGGTCCAGTTCTGAATAATTCTAATCTCACTGCTAGACGGATCATGGAACTCATTACCAGAATCTGTTGCTTTCAGGAACTTAAGCAGCCACTTCAATGTTGCAAGTCGAACTTCATACGATGTATCTGACAAGGAGCGGATCAACCTTGCCTCAAGTCCAGCAGAAGCATTCCCCATTTCAGGAATCTTCAACAATTTTGAATCAGGTGGAGGACATCTCCGTGGAATCTGAAAGAAGTCTTCAGACACTTCCTTAGATGCTTGAAACACGCAACTAAAATAGGAAACGGCTGCTTGTTCACGAAGTTCTGCTATAGTGGAATCATAATAGGACAGCCCATAAGAAGCTTCAACATCTAAGCATTCTCTAGAAGACTCCACTAATAGGTTCCTAATGGCATAAAAAGTTTTGCTCACACTGCCTGTTCTTGCAATACCAAGCATGTGATCCAAAACCCTCAAGCAAGAGGCATTGAGAATGGGGCAAGGACACAATCTGGGGCTTGCAATCCACAAACGCCTCTGGAGAACTTGGGTCAAGTCACCTAGAATCTGATCTTTCTTTGTGAAATCAGCAAGATTTCTACAATTCATATCTAGCAAAGAAGTTAACTGCAATAGCAGTCCATGTACTGAGTTTAAGGAAGCATGGGGAGAATCTTGGGTCACAGTGGATGTTGTAAGTGGGTTTTCCACAGAAGGAAACTCAGAGGCTATATTATGTAGGACAATTGGCAATTTTTCATTAGATACAAGACTTGTTAAGGCTCTAGAAGCAAGGACACGAACTCGTAGATTGCTTTGGGTTGAACACCTCCTGATGAACGGCATGAACAGGAAAGGGTCAAGTTCATCTCCCGTCTCACTTGCAATTGTTGAAGGCTTGAGCCTGGATAGAAGTATCAGTAAAGGGCACAAGCTTGGGTGCACAACGTTTGCCAGGTCAGATTCTGAATGTCCCGAGGCTTTATCTCCAAGCAACTCAGTTGCAACTTTCAGTTCATTGAATATAAATGGATGCAATGAGGGATACCTTCACACAAGTAAATTAACTTTTATTCACGGACAAGAGAAATTATTCCATAGAAAACAATCAGCAAGAAACCATGCAAACTATAAGGTTGCAAATTCAAAAACTTGCAATGTAAAACCCAGATGATGATCCATGCGCCAGGTTTAACCACCTGAGGCTGTTTGGAATTATGGAGTAATGAATATGGTCTTTTGGGGAATAGGTATTGCTGTGATCTTCacataaagaataaaattcaCATGATGACTGCAACAGCAAAACATGGCAGGGGACACAAATTCAAACTTCTTTTGATCTAAAGACTCATGTATGTCAGACATGCAACTGTTGCAGAAGAACTGCCAACTACATCGTCTTTGGTAGACCAGTCGGTTTAAAGGTCAAAAAAAGGACAAAGCGCATCAATATGAATGTATAAAGAGTTCTGTATTGATGACTTGCTCAGaataattttaagataataGGTGTACACAGAGTTCTATACTGATGACTGGCTCATAAAAATCTGATGAGCATATAAAATTGTGAAACCAAGTAACTAGTGCAGTAAATGGAAGAGAAGGAAGATTTACtcaaatttaatattcaaagAAATCATACCTATGAAAAAATTCAAGCCCAGTTAATGCACGTCGCGCGGATTCCCGCTTCTGAACATTAAGGAATCCAATCATGCGGCGTACCAAAGCAGTGTATGCCAGACAAGCACTGTTTCGTACCTCCCAGTATGGTGAAGAGAAAGAGCGAATAGAAACAATCAAAGCCTCAGCGGAGAAGCCTGATGTGTCGGTAGCCAGGTTAGTATCATTGAAAGCAGCTCTAAGGACATTGAAAGCATGTACAGTAGGAATTACACCCTCATGTCGGATCTTTGAGGTGTTTTTGTCATAGTTTATCTCAGGTTGCAGTGAAGACTTGTTTTCTTGGTTTGGTTCCGTTGACGAAATTTTGCATGGGTCACCATTTGTGCCATTGGTAGTTGGATTCAGCAGAGACCCATTAGCTACATCTATTAGCCATCGTAGTGCCCGTGGGAGGAGCTTCTTTGGTGCACCTTCTGGCTCCGAGAGAAATAGAGCAGTAAATGCAGCAGGAATGCCTGCACTTCTCCTTAACAAATCATCAACTATTTGTCCCTTGGACACAGTCCTTTCCATAAGTTGGTCCATCCAGGATTCTGTAAGCTTACATAGTCTGCGAAAGGACACACCATTTTAGAAAAGATATccataaattttgaatataaatagaaaCTATAACAACCTCTGAATTGATTCAACCCCATCTAAAATGATTATAGAACTAACTTGATATTGGGCACAGTATACAAGATCTTTTAGAAGCACATATTCCGCCAAGATTTGACTATGGACAGTTTAAATAGGATTGCATTATAACTGGAAGTGCAACTGAAAAATTATTCACCACGAATTCAGCAGTTTGGAATCATGCAATTTCTCTTCAAAGAAAGCTGATGGACCACTGAGTAAACACAATGGGGAAGGAAAAGTCATTCAATCACAGAGCACcattattttcttcaacatCCTGTTTTTCTCTATGTTCAACTTCaccttggttttatttttatttttgaaaacaaggaGTATTACACACGTGATACATTGCTCAGTTATGAGACAAAGCAACCAAAATGGAGATACATCTGTGTGTACAGTCGCTTAAATTCAGAAAAAACTTAAACTGAAAATCATGCTATAATAGCCAACTCAAGTTGACATTCTGACCATCATTGCTCATTACTGATACTTTAATCTCAATAGGAGTCATTATTGCAGAGTTTTAATGCGAAAAAAGAAAAGCCAAAACCATATCAGCCAAAATGGAGGAGTTGGATGGCAATACAATATTTTTTCCTATTGAAATCATCATTGCTTCTCCTCTGTTGAAAAGGAAAAGCTTGTTTAACACGGCCACTGACATACAATAGCTATGATAGCCATAACATTTCCCTTAAAAACTAGGTCTGTCTAAGGCATGAAATTAAGTAGAAGATCATCAAACAACTACCTGCAAGAGGAGAAATTGGAAACATACCTCCGATCATTTGAACAAAGTAGACGGTTGCAAAGAGCCGTGAATCCGGCCCTTGTCTTATCAATTGCACCATTATGCTTCATCTTCAGAAGGACTTCTAAGAAGTGGCACCCAATCGTTTCAAGTTGATTCACGTCAAGAATTGCATCAGATACTGTCATCACTGAAGAATCAGCTGCATCAGAAGAGGGGACCCCTGACTCCAATGACTCTGAACTCCTGCTACTTGGTAAAGGAATCCTTCTTATAATGGTGCCCAAAAGAAGACTCACCTGAAAGCAAACATATTTTACCATTAACAGTAATGGTCTTCATTAATATaactcaagaaaaatccaacaaGCCCAAGCACATATATTGTAGGCGTAGGCAAGTTATGGACACCATCccatcaattttaatttaaatgcaACTGATTCTGACCAGAGACATAAAAGGCAACATGTACAACATTTGCTCACTAAAATGAACAAACCAAAAAAAGGAACGAGACAAAAAATTAGTACCTCTTTCATTGCAAGCCAGCAACCGACCATTACTATTTGTTCTGATGATCTGACATCCTGGACAagctttgaattttttgtttcatgGTCTGAAGAATGTGTCTCCATATTCATCTCATCAGAAACCTCAAACAAGAAACTATCATCATCAACCATCTCATCCATGTCCTCTGGGAGATACCAAGCATCTGCAGAAACCACCCAAAGTGCCAAAGAGGTTATTCGCATGACAAGTGCCAAGAGCTTCTCTAATAGATCTCTCATTCCTAAGACTCTCGCCAAGACCACATCAGAATTCCAATCCAATTCCTCAAAAGTGTATCGTAGAGCAAGTAATACACCATGAACAAAGCTGTTCTTGCATGCATCAGAAAGatccctctctccctcctctaCAGCAACATTTAACCAATCTATAAGTGACTTTATATATTCAATGACAGGATGCCTAGGTTTACCAGTCTGACCATTCCCATTTTCCAGTTCAGGCTGCGAATGAAAACAGACAGGATTAACTGACGCTTTGACTATCCACCCAAGCTCCACTACATACTTCCTAAATATTAGCCGTAAAGTTAGAGCTCCAGCATCGCTTTCTCTCACACGTGGACTGCAAACTAAATTCTTAGCCCAAGCAGTTACTCTCTGGACCATGTCTTCACTTGAAATTCCAGGAAGTGGTGTAGGAAAATGAAGCAATATACGGAAAGAACTCTCTCTCAGTCTATCCCAACTATCTATTATTGACCCAACTAGCAGCAAAGTTGAATCAGGTAGTATAATTCCTCTATTGTACGGATAGAGACAACTTGCAGGAGAAAGAGATTTACGTTCATCTTGGGAAGAGGGCACAATAGACCAAACATTAAGCATTACTAGAAAGAGCTCCATGgccattatttttcttttgtaaggaGCAGAAGGATAGcatgagaaaaatagaaaacaactaAACCACCTCATAAAATGAAAAAGCTCATCTGCTCTGTTTTCCTCAATTCCATTTAAAAGACAAGCTTCACTATTCTCGTAATAGACTTGTGGCTGCCAGCCCCCCTGCTTGAATTGTCTCTCCAAGGCTGTCCGAACTCGAGAAAAGAACTTTCTAAATAAGCTGGTCCACTTCATCTGAAAAGCAGTAGAGCAACACCTCATGTTTAATGGCACTGCTTCCTTCATCAAAGAGAGTTCTAAATGGGAAGGCAGGCTAGATGTCTTGGGGTTTAAGAAAAGAGATTCAGCAGCATCTACACGGAGTGACTCATCAACATGGGTCAGTGCCAGTATTAGCCACTCAACAGGAACTTCAACCTGTACCCCCTTTATGCAGACAAGTGCATGATGGGGGAAGCAACCTGTACCCAACCCACCCTCTTTCCGGTGTACCGCATTGCTTCTGCACCAATCGATGTCGCCCTCAATCAAAGCAAGTAAACGAGATACCTTGAGCATTGACACTAAAATGGCCACTTTCTGTTCAACTTTTAGTTCCATGTTGGCAGGACCAAGATCAGGATATAACAGTCCATTTTCACCGCCCCCATTTGGCACAACAGAGATATAAGCAAACATAGAAAATATACCATCCACATCCACCTCGAGTAAGACTTGCATAGCATAAGTGTTCAAATTTGAGCGGAGCTTTGAAACTCCAGAAGAAAGCCCACATAAAAAAGGGGGCAAACAATGGCCTCTATAAGCTGCATAGCCATTCTCAATGCCCTCACTGCTCCAACATTCATCACGCAAGTACTCTAGGAAACACTTCAAAAACGAGGTGGCAGCACAGCATACATCATCATCCATGTACGCCTGTATCGTTTCAAACAGCAAGTCAGGACTCATATCCAACATAGTCTTCGCCCCCAGCCGCTTAGTCAGTGAAGCTAAAGGAACATATCTTCCCTTACAACGTGGCCCGAGGCGGAGAAGGTCTGAAGCAATCTTTTGCAAGAATGACTTTATTCTCGCACTACCCTCCGACCATCGAAGGGAAGATTGAATGTCTAAGAAGAGATCAAAAATGAGATGAACTTGTCTGACCGTTTGACTCAAAGGATCTTCTAAGTTATCCCATATAATTCTCAACACCCGAGCCCCCATGTCCTCGGGAATTAAATCATAATCTCCTGAAGGGTTACTAATATTTGCTAACATCGAGGTTTTTATCTGTTGCAAACAAATCTGCAGCACAGTTAATGCATGAAAGTTAAAATGGCTGTCAGTTGGGTTCTCGCAATAGTTACACAGCTCAGGCAAAATCCCATCATACAGTATGGTCTTAACAGAATTAGCACCATTCGCATCGCCCTCATTCCCATTGAAACCATCCCTCGATATGTCAAACTGGGTATTAAGCACGTTTCTTGGAACCGCTGTAAGAATCCCTCTAAGCAAGCAAAGTCGGCTCAAAACCGAGAAGTTTTGTATTTCACTAAATAAATCACCCTTGTACGGAACCTTTGCAGTCACATTTTCAGGCTCACTCTCGCAATGACTAACTGATCTACGAGTAGTTTGACAGAATATAGCTTCAATGATAAACAAACCAAGTTCTTGAGCGTTCAAACGCACTTGCAAAGCCGCGCAAAAGCTCACCCCAGCGGCCACGAAGCAGTCCCTCGAAAACGCTGGGGACTTCAGAACGCTCAAAATAGCCGTCACAGCCGTATCGAGAACACCCTCGGCACCTACAGAATCCGTGAACTTTGACGGGAACCGTTGGAGTAAGTAATACAAACATGACAGAGCCTCCTGGCACTGTTCCATTACGATCGGAGAAGGCCGAGCCCAGTCTTCCGTCTCCGACACGACGCCGTTCAAGCTCAAAACGGCGTCCCAAGCGACTACGATAGCACATTCTTCAACGATATTCACCAAATACCCCAACTTGGGCATTCCCAAAACGGATAACGCCACGCGCGACGAGGAGAAGCGCCTGCCTTTACGACCGCCATGCTTCTCGCAGAGCGCGCGGAGGCACGTGCCGATGAGAGCCTGGTGGTGGCGGGTCTTGGCCAAGGAAGAGACTAAGGTTCGGTGCAGTTGCAGAGAGTTCTCGAAGAACAGAACCTCCAAGTAAAAGCGGGCGGCAACGGAGACCAAAGCATCGTCATCGGTGGTGGATAAAAAGTCGATGAAAGAGGATGCGACTTTCTTGGCATGGTCGACTTGGGCGTAAATGGAATTGAGGGAAACCAGTTGTTTCAATTGGTCGAAGAAATTGGAAGAGGTAGTAGGTATGAGTGCTAAGGAGTCGGTGTAGGAAGTGGGGAAAATGATGGTGTTGTAAGTATAGCGGTGGCGGTGCTGAAGAGCACGCCATTTGGCGGACATGTTTGAGAAACAGAACAAATTGGAAAGAACTTTGTCTCGATGACAAATGTGGAAGCTCAGAAGTGAGAATCCCGTTCACAGGGAAAAGGACGACAATTATATTTTCCGAAATTTGATATCTGGTATGGCTTCTTTTGCTTttaatgctctctctctctcaactctaacacagagagatagagagagagagagattgcagATGGCggcttgaagttgaagaggTGGTACCTTAACGGGTGGGAAAGGAAGGTTAGGgcgaagagaaaaaaaaaaaaaaaaaaaaaagaaatagaggaGCAAAGCGAAGAGCCTTGGCGTAGGATTTTGATTGGGCTCGAGTCGAGTAATGGAAATATTTACGGCCCACAAAAGGATTTATTTCTTCTATGGGTTCAGGCCTCTGacttttacaatttattttataaccaGTTTggttctattaaaaaataattaatatatatattttttaaattttaaatttactatttGATTTAAATCTCAAGTTTCACAACTTCCATTTTAAACgcaatgataaaaataatcgtgagaaaatatttatatatcattattcttaacACATATGAGAATTAATAAATTACTGCCCGACTAGCTCAGTAGAGAAAATTAGTAAATTACATGCAATATGTTTTATCTTGAAGAATAGTTAGTAAGTATGGGCACCAACCAACCCTACAGTTTTCAcctttattgaaaataaaaaataaaaaaaatccactcACTTGAGTCAGCAAAAGTTACTgtacaaaatatctcattttattgatgaggtaatatttcataaaaattttcatatcaatcactataaaatgaaaaaatcttctCGATCACTATTCATTAtcatatattctatattttatgtaaattattcttatattttataaaaaatataaaaaaaaattataaatattaaatgtgaaaataaataataatttatgagtagaatttatttatttattatttttttaaaatgattatttcttaaatatttttatatatatatatatatatattatatacgtgTGCTTTTTTTCTGCTTCTTTTACCGTAAATCCGAGCTCTTTCTGAAGCCATACAGTGCAGGTTCgaggtcctttttttttttttcctctcaaatTTCAGCTAATTTCCCTGTCTCGGAGCCAAACCCTACATATTTCCAGTTCCGTTTGCTTAACCTCGGGAACCCTAATTTCACGAGACCACTGTCTccactttcttctcctctgaTCTTCCCAGCCTGATTCGAGCTTAAAAGCTAGAATTCTTTCTTTTAGGATCCGGATCATTTCCCTCTCAATCGCTAGGTTCTTATTGACGGTCGGGTGGGCTAATTCGGGTTGGTTTCAGGGTTGATACGGAGGATCGGAGTCTCTGTAGAGGTTTAATCGGACGAGATGAGCgctcaaaagaagaagaacttcCAGATAGAGGCGTTCAAGCACAGGGTCGTGGTGGATCCGAAATACCCTGAAAAGACGTGGAAGATTCTGGAGCATGCAATCCACGAGATTTACAATCACAATGCTAGCGGGCTTAGCTTCGAAGAGCTTTATAGGTTTTGTCTCTTTGCTCCATATAATTGCACATATTCAGTATAATCTGTTAttatctcctctctctcttttttttaaacaaaaaggtTCAGTAACGAGGTTAATTCGTTTTTTGTATTGGGTCTCTTTTTTAGTTAGTTCTTGATTATGATCAAGGttttaataagtaaatgatcaagaacatattttatgagtttttgtAACCACGGGAAGGGTGCCGCGTGGTGGTGAAGGGGGATGAGCGGTAAACATTATCGTCCAGGActcgaaaagaaaaaaggggtgATGGGAACTGCATGTGTGTAGAAGTTCAGAAGGAAGGAATGTTTTGTATTTATCATTAGTTGAATAGTTGTGTACAAGtcgtatatatgtatatatatatatatatatatatatatacacacacgagATCCTAACAACCTTCACCTATTTCTGAGAATATTCTCAAACAGTTGGTGTGCATTATAATCCATTGCACATTACACAGAGTTTGTTACATAGTGTTTGCCATAATACTACAACCGTACCCAGAGGGTAGGCACTTACCTAGTCTAAGTAATTCCAGAAGATTCTAGAGTAGCATCTGACGTGGTAGAGCATCTTGGACCAGCTGAGGTGGTGGAGCATCCTGAAGGAGCAGCTGAGGTGGTGGAGTGTTGCTGAGTCATTCGAGGAGTGGAAGATAATGTAGACTGCTCAATACACCCCCGTGAGCTGAACGGTGTATCAATGACAGTAAGGCTcatttgcaacaaattaaacCAAGAGGAGACAAGTGGCTTGGTAAGGATGTCGGCAATTGATCTTTTGATGGAAGGAAGGCAACTTGAAGTGTTTTGGGCCGTGATCCTGTCACGCACGAAATGGAAATCAATTTCCATGTGTTTCGTGTGAGAATGGAGAACGGGATTGACTGATAAGTAAGTGGCACCAAGGTTGTCACACCAAAGAATTGGtgattttggaagaaaaatgcATAATTCTTTAAGAAGAGATTGAACCCAAAGTAACTCAGTTGTGGCATTAGCAAGGGCCTTATATTCGGCCTTTGTGCTGGAGCGAGCAACAGTGCGTAGCTTGCGAGAGCTCCATGACACCAGGTTtcaaccaagaaaaatacaaaagccACCATTAGAGCAGCGATCATCTGGGCAACCCGTTCAATCGGCATCCGAAAATGCTTGAAGTTGAAGAGAAGAGGATTTGTGAATAAGGAGACCAAAATTTAAGGCTTGTTTGAGGTACCGAAGCAATCGCTTAATAGCTTGCCAATGAGAGTTTTTTGGATTGTGCATGAATTGAGAAATTTTGTTGACTACAAAGGCAAGATCAGGTTGAGTTAAAGACAAATATTGTAGACTCCCCACAACACTACGATAGAAGGTTGGATTAGAGAAGGAAAGAGTGTCGGAAAGTGAGAGGCGAGTGGAGGTAGCCATTGGAGAGGTGACGCCATTGGCAAATAACATGTTTGTGCGAGAGAGAATATCACGAATGTATTTTCGCTGTGAGAGGTGGATTCCATCTAGTAAATAAGAAATTTCAAGACCAAGGAAGTAGGATAATTTACCTAAATCCTTGATGGGAAAAAAGAACCAAGGAAATGAATGAGATGATCAATTTGGGAAGAATGGGAGATGGTGACAATAATTTCATCCACATAGACTAGCACATAAATCATAACAGAATGAGAGgaataaacaaacaaagaagGATCGGCTTTAGAGGGAAGAAAATCATATTCACAGAGTCGAGAGCTAAGCTATGCAAACCATGCACGGGgagcttgcttgaggccataaatGGCCTTTTGCAAGCGACAAACATAGTTAGGATGTTTAGGGTGAACAAAACCAATAGGTTGTGACATGTACATAGTTTCAGTGAGATCGCCATGGAGAAAGGCAATCTGAATATCAAGTTGGCGAAAAGGCCAACCATGAGAGAcagcgagagagagaactaACCGAATCTTGGTGGGTTTGACTACAGGACTAAAAGTCTCAGAGTAGTCAATACCCTCCTGTTGATGAAAGCCTTTGGTGATGAGACGTGCCTTGCGTCGTTCAATAGTGCTGTCGGCGCGATGCTTCGTGCGGAAAACCCACCTGCAACCAACGACGTtagaggaagggggagggggaaCAAAAGTCCATGTTTGACTTTGAATTAGGGCCTGAAACTCATTGGTCATGGCATTTCGCCACTCAGGGAAGCCGGAAGCAATGGTATAGGAAGTTGGTTCTTCTGGGATTTCAATGGAGGAACTGAGGTAGTGGCGAGGTGGAGGATAGGGAATTTGACCATCAGAAAATTGTTTGGGGCGAGAGGAATTGGTCTTGGATCGAGTAACAATAGGAGATCGGGGAGGGATTGATGGTGGATTAGAGGTCGAATAAGGTAGAGAGGGGTGAGATGTCGGGGTTGGTGATGCAGGTACAGACGTCGGGGTTGAGGTTGAAGAAGGAGATGGAGATATAGAGGATGGGCTGGATGTGATAAGTGGACTAGGATTTGAAGTTGGGCTATTCGGTGTAAAAGAAGAATATGGGCCAAAATGGATGTGGAGGAAATAGGTAAGATGGTGTGAGTGGGTTGAGAGTTTGTAGGGCCCGAGATTGATGATGAAGCATAAGGGAAGGAATTTTCGTTAAAAAGTACATCACGGGAGATGTACATTTTGTTTGATGGAAGATGAAGACATTTATAACCTTTGTGAGTAGGACTGTAACCAAGAAAAAGGCAAGGGAGTGAACGAAAATTGATTTTGTGATTATTATAGGGCCAAAGGTTGGGCCAACACTCGGATCCAAACACTTTAAGAAAAAAGTAATCAGGTTCTTTATTATAGAGAAGAAAATGTGGAGATTTGTTTTTAAGAGATGGAGAGGGAAGAAAGTTAATTAAGTAGGCTACAGTTTGGAATGCATCGGCCCAAAATTTATAGGGAAGAAAAGCCGTTGCTAAAAGAG harbors:
- the LOC121249789 gene encoding thyroid adenoma-associated protein homolog → MSAKWRALQHRHRYTYNTIIFPTSYTDSLALIPTTSSNFFDQLKQLVSLNSIYAQVDHAKKVASSFIDFLSTTDDDALVSVAARFYLEVLFFENSLQLHRTLVSSLAKTRHHQALIGTCLRALCEKHGGRKGRRFSSSRVALSVLGMPKLGYLVNIVEECAIVVAWDAVLSLNGVVSETEDWARPSPIVMEQCQEALSCLYYLLQRFPSKFTDSVGAEGVLDTAVTAILSVLKSPAFSRDCFVAAGVSFCAALQVRLNAQELGLFIIEAIFCQTTRRSVSHCESEPENVTAKVPYKGDLFSEIQNFSVLSRLCLLRGILTAVPRNVLNTQFDISRDGFNGNEGDANGANSVKTILYDGILPELCNYCENPTDSHFNFHALTVLQICLQQIKTSMLANISNPSGDYDLIPEDMGARVLRIIWDNLEDPLSQTVRQVHLIFDLFLDIQSSLRWSEGSARIKSFLQKIASDLLRLGPRCKGRYVPLASLTKRLGAKTMLDMSPDLLFETIQAYMDDDVCCAATSFLKCFLEYLRDECWSSEGIENGYAAYRGHCLPPFLCGLSSGVSKLRSNLNTYAMQVLLEVDVDGIFSMFAYISVVPNGGGENGLLYPDLGPANMELKVEQKVAILVSMLKVSRLLALIEGDIDWCRSNAVHRKEGGLGTGCFPHHALVCIKGVQVEVPVEWLILALTHVDESLRVDAAESLFLNPKTSSLPSHLELSLMKEAVPLNMRCCSTAFQMKWTSLFRKFFSRVRTALERQFKQGGWQPQVYYENSEACLLNGIEENRADELFHFMRWFSCFLFFSCYPSAPYKRKIMAMELFLVMLNVWSIVPSSQDERKSLSPASCLYPYNRGIILPDSTLLLVGSIIDSWDRLRESSFRILLHFPTPLPGISSEDMVQRVTAWAKNLVCSPRVRESDAGALTLRLIFRKYVVELGWIVKASVNPVCFHSQPELENGNGQTGKPRHPVIEYIKSLIDWLNVAVEEGERDLSDACKNSFVHGVLLALRYTFEELDWNSDVVLARVLGMRDLLEKLLALVMRITSLALWVVSADAWYLPEDMDEMVDDDSFLFEVSDEMNMETHSSDHETKNSKLVQDVRSSEQIVMVGCWLAMKEVSLLLGTIIRRIPLPSSRSSESLESGVPSSDAADSSVMTVSDAILDVNQLETIGCHFLEVLLKMKHNGAIDKTRAGFTALCNRLLCSNDRRLCKLTESWMDQLMERTVSKGQIVDDLLRRSAGIPAAFTALFLSEPEGAPKKLLPRALRWLIDVANGSLLNPTTNGTNGDPCKISSTEPNQENKSSLQPEINYDKNTSKIRHEGVIPTVHAFNVLRAAFNDTNLATDTSGFSAEALIVSIRSFSSPYWEVRNSACLAYTALVRRMIGFLNVQKRESARRALTGLEFFHRYPSLHPFIFNELKVATELLGDKASGHSESDLANVVHPSLCPLLILLSRLKPSTIASETGDELDPFLFMPFIRRCSTQSNLRVRVLASRALTSLVSNEKLPIVLHNIASEFPSVENPLTTSTVTQDSPHASLNSVHGLLLQLTSLLDMNCRNLADFTKKDQILGDLTQVLQRRLWIASPRLCPCPILNASCLRVLDHMLGIARTGSVSKTFYAIRNLLVESSRECLDVEASYGLSYYDSTIAELREQAAVSYFSCVFQASKEVSEDFFQIPRRCPPPDSKLLKIPEMGNASAGLEARLIRSLSDTSYEVRLATLKWLLKFLKATDSGNEFHDPSSSEIRIIQNWTKSNLQAAMMSFLDLEKNNRCIYYILRILFTWNLLQFQKVGDEKCTQAVYVGGMECNSLFQFWDKLISLYKLTRQSKTRETLICCMAICVKRFAGLYVSAEGWRDSSEHFQSDQLERSAHLHDCIIFFTSLVKQHSASSEPVNTRKAAAESIIASGLLEQALLIGSSVRNNQIPCPDLGSHGHEALNTYAHQILDMWFTCIQLLEDEDDGIRQRLALNVQKCFILEKCQRCSHDGKVPTQVEKVIGLCFDHLSSIFGHWIEYFDYLLQWVLNAACHTVPKGDLVRRVFDKEIDNHHEEKLLISQICCSHLEKLPASKSWAVELSEEGLKAYLYNCRSRFCRQLMSFAKDHVEKQGGVDWIGGVGNHKDAFLPLYANLLAFYALSNCIFNGKTENGMPILAEMVELGGTIRPFLRNPLIYNLYVLVVKLHEKNVGITAEYLIPEFRDDSVWDCFDPYFLLR